CCCAGGACGGGCTCTGCTCTGCGGACACCGTCTTGGAAGACGTCATCAATCCAAATAAATGCATTTGCATGCACTGGATTACTCggcttttgattttttgtttgatCAATGATAGACATACATAATCTTCCACTGATCACAGCAGCAAGCCAAAGAGAAACACTCCAACTTGCCAGAAAGCCGGCCGAACACAACTCGACTTCACCTCTTGTTTTGAGTCGGTGTCCAtctgcaggggcttccctagtggctcagacagtaaagagtccgcctgcctgTATAAgaggcaggggttcaatcccagggtggggaagatcctctggaggagggaatggcaactcactccagtattctcgcctggaaaatcccacggacagaggagcctgatgggctacagtctgtggggtcgcaaagattcagacacaacagaacacgcatgtacacacatacacaacatcTGCAAAGCTTTTGAACGATAAAAACAGTTTGTGGCAAACACCTTTCCTCTGACCACAAGGTGGAGGCCTGGCCGACGCCAGCTGGCCGGAAACAGAGTGCAGGTGGAGGTGGGGCCGCCCTGGGGCCGAGCCTGCAGCTGGGAGCCCTACCTCTCCCCCAGGAAGGGCCCTGCAGGGACCGGCCCCACGCAGCAGCTCCAACTTTGGGGACTGGTGGGCACACAGGAGGGGCCTGGAATCAAGGCTCCCAAAGCCATGCTCCCTTCGCCATCCATCCCTGGGGCGTCTTGGAGAACTGGGAGGCCCACCGGCGTCACCCCGTCTCTGCGCCAAGCAGAGCCCCGGCTCAGCCCAGGCGGTGGGGAGACCAGGGTGCACGCCTGCCCAGCTGACCCCTGACGGTGCCTGCGGGCAGTGCTGGGCCCGACGGGCCCTCCTATGGCACCGGGACAGCAGGTCTGCTCCAGAGCCAGCAGAGTCCAGGCTCCTCAGCTGGACTCAGAACAAGATGTCAAATGTGCCGGCTCCACCGCGGAGCCTCGCTCCTCTGCTCGCCCGCCCAGCAGCCTTGGCGACTCCTCCAAGGATTTCCACCAGGGGACCGGTGGGGGTTGTCAGGGCTATGAGACAGCAGTCCCCCAGCCACGAGAATCAAAGGACCTTGCCAGAGCCGTCCCGTCCGACAGCACCAGGCGGGGGCCCTCTGTCCTGTCCGGACGTGACAGATGGCGGGGTGCCCGGGACGAGCCGCCCATCTCCCGAGCCCCAGTTCCCACTGCTCATCCTgcatttggggtgggggagggcgtgCGGGTGGCGCACAGGGACAGACACAAGGTCCTGGCCCATCTGGGGCACCCAGGAGCCTGGGCCTGTGTGACACTTCCTGCAACCCAACACGTCACACGTGTCCCTGAGACTGACTGGCGGCTCCGGGCACCcctgggagggcagggccagggtCTCAGGGGGGACAGCCGGGCCCGTGGCAGAAGGCAGCAGGCGGAGAACACGGGGAGGAGCTCGGAGCCGCAGAGGGGCCAGGAACCCCGTGTCTTCCGAGGGGagaggtttccctggtgcctGCGAGCCGTTCACCGTCCCCCCACGGACCACAGGGCAACCACTCTGCAGTGTTCTCGGGGTAGGACAAGAGAGGCGGGGAGGTAACATGGTTGAGCCCCAGCTCCCAGGACGGGTGGCCTCCTGTGGTATCAAGAGGGGTGCAGGAGGGGGCCCCCAGGAGAGGTGGGGGCTCGTCTGTGAGATGCTAGTAGCTGCTTGATGAAAACCAAACAAGCAACCCCGAACCTGCTGGTCAAGAACTGGGGACCGGGATAAAGTAGGTTCTCCTGCCCCGTCAGCACACAGGCCTTCTCCCCGGGTCTCTGAGAAAGGGGCGCCGTGACCTGTTTTCCGAAACTGGTGCTGACAGGAGTCTTATGAGGGGTGCGTTCAGGGCCCGCGCGGCGCAGACCTTGGGGCGGTCCCTGGCATCCCCACCCCGACCTTCCTCTGGGCCACGTGGgccaccagcccccacccccagtacTGTCTTCTGCTCCCCTCACTTCCCTTAAGTGACAAACGTCCAGACCTCAGGTCCTCTGCCTCAAGTGCGACAGGGAAGAGGCCAGAGCAGGACTGAGGGGAGAACCGGCCGAGAACCCACGGGCAGCAgcctgggaggggggcagggtTGGGGCGGGTCGTCTGTGTGGCTCACACTGAGTCGTCCTGACTTATTTCATAGGTGGCAGCAGCATCCATGGAGGGGGCAGGCGGGAGTGGGGAGGACATTCAGACGCTTGAGGCCAAGCTGGATGACTGGAAGCCTCCGCCGCCTGCCCAGCCCCGGCCTGCTGGCAAGGCCTCCAGGGTCCCCTGAAGTGGTCCACCATCCCTGGAGGACGGCTGCTTCCCAAACTGGGTTCCCTCCGGTTCTGCAACGTGGCTGCCTTCCAGCTGGAGGGCCCCAGGCTGCTGGCAGGGGACAAGAGCACCCGAGGGGAGGCCGTGGGTCTCGGAGGCCCCCGCAGTGAGCTCCATGTCGGGGAAGGCCACCAGGGCCTGGGTGGAGTCGCAGGAGCTCGGCTCCCACGCGCTGGTGCCCCTCGGGCAGAGCCGGAGCCGCCGCAGGTCCTCCCGGGAGTGGGGGCTGAAGAGCAGGTAGAGCAGGGGGTTGAGGCAGGCGGGCAGGGGCAGCACCAGGAGCAGGATGGCCTTGACGGCCTCGGGGGTCACCGGCAGCAGGCCCAGCACAGACGCCAGGCTGAGGAAGGCCACGGGGCAGTAGAGAAGCCCGTCAGCGAAGGTGAGCCAGGCCACGTGGCGCACGGCCGCGCAGTCCCAGGCGGCCTCCAGCCCGGCCGCGGGCAGGCCGCAGGAGAGCGCGATGCAGGCCAGGACCGCCGCCAGGAGGCAGGCGGCGTGCAGGAGCACCAGCGCCACGGCAAAGCCCAGAGCGGCCGGCCGGCCGGCGGGCGGAGCGTACGGCAGGCAGAGCGGGGAGGCGCCGTACTCGCCCACCGAGGCCAGCGGCAGGGCAGCCAGCAGCCCCGCCAGCGCCAGGCGGCCCAGGGCCCCCGCACGCACACTGCCCGCAGCCAGCGCCTTCCCGCGGGCCCGCACGCAGGCCGCGGCCACGCTGCAGTGCGCCGCACCCAGGCTCAGCAGCAGCACAGACGCCTCGGAGCCCAGCACGGCCAGGAAGCCCGCCGCCTGGCAGCCCAGGCCCGCCTCCCAGTGCGCGCCGTACTCGGAGAACCGGCCGAAGGTCAGCGCGTCAACCGAGGCGAGGAGGCCGCAGGACAGGCCGGTCAGGGCGTTGGCCCCTGCGAGGGCCCCCACCACGAACTTGGCCGGGGGCAGCGGGCCGGGCCCGGCCGCGGAGAGGCCCAGCAGCACCAGCCCGTTGCAGAGCAGGGCCAGCAGCACGATGGCCCACACGGCCAGGCGGACGCCCCAGCTCTCGAAGAGGTTCTCGCAGGGCTGGAAGGGGCCTGCAGGAGAGAGGCAGATGCTAGCCGGGCCGGGCCGCGCGGCTCTGCCCTCTGCCCATGGTCTGGGCTCGGGCTCCGGCCGGCGGGGGCAGAACTGACACCCAGCGGGCCTCTTCCCTGAGCTGCTGGGGGTGGACACCGGCCCAGGACCCGAGGAGCAGGCACGTGAGACATGCACAGCACACACCGAGGCAGCACAGATGGGCCGTGGGAACACGTCAGGGCAGCCCTCCCTGCGGAGCAGCATCCAGAAGCAAGGGCGGGACAGGCCGGCCTGGCGGAGTGGCCGGAGCCCTGCTGTGGGACAGGCCAGGCAAACCCACAGAGGGAGGGGGCAGCCGGCTCTGCTTCTCAGGATGGTGCCGTCCCAGTGGGAGGAGGCTCCACGGCCACACACTTGCCCTTGAGTCGGTTGGCGCTGGGGGCAGAGCACTGGAGGACAGGTGGCCCTGGGGTCTGCCCgccgggcagggaggcctggccttgtCCCTCTCTCTCCGGGGGCTGTCATCAAACCACTCTGTTGCTTTGATTCTTCACTGTTTTGACCTTGGACTCCTGTTCAATACGCTGCCAGGCGGCCTGGGCCTTTGGGAGGCTTCTGTGCCagctttttaaacacttttttctaATTATCAAATAATAGATGGTAATTGTAGAAAAATCGGAACACAGAACATGGAAAAACTGAAACTGCTCATGAGAGAAGCCCTTCAGAGAAGCTCCTTATTTTGCTAGGTTTTCTATCAGtttaaaacatacatatacatatagatcTTTAACTTATTGGGACTTTACTGCATATAGCTTCTTACTCTCTTTTTTCTAGAGTATTATTGTGCATGCTCTCAAACACGAGCCGGTGCCTGTGCGGTAAGAAGGGGACCTAGCCTTCTATACGGCTACTGGGAAAGCGGGCTAGCGGGAGCCTGTCTTCTCGTTCCTTCTCTTCTGGAGCGCCATCGCTGCGGGGGGCGGGATTTCAGGGGCGGAACGTCCGCGGGAACCCGACCAGCCCCTCCGGGTGCGCTTGCCGCCGAGGGCGCTAGGGGGCGCTCGGCGGGCGCGGCCACTGTCCGCCGCCGCTGCCTCCTGCTCGCCCCCAGGCGGCCTGGGCCTTCAAGCTGAACACAGGGCTGGGCTGCACCAGCGGGAGCTGTGTTCCCTGACATCGAAGGGAGACTGAAGCAGGCCTCCTCCGCCGCCAGGAATGGGCGCTGCTGGGAAGAGCCCCGGGGACACCTGGAGTTCTGCGTTCTATGGCCCAGAGCGCTCTGCGCTGAGACAAGACTCCTCGGAGCTgctgggagggggcgggaggcggCGGGCAGGGACCCGCGGCCCCTCAGCCTCCCTGAGCACAGGCCTCCCGCCGAGAACCGGCTCCTGGCGGTGTGACTTCCGAGGGCGCTCTGTAGAAGTCGCTCTGGGCCACAGCCCCGCCCGGCCCAGCGGTCACCAGGGGAGGCGCACTCAGGGAGGCGGGTGCCCCTCCAGAAGGAGCAGGGCCCTGCggtcctcccccccaccccccaggccttCCCCGCCTCTCGTAGGTTTTGGCCGAAGAACAAGTTtactcagagaagtgagaaaatggagaggcagaggaaacagtcCAACAGGACAAGTTATAACAGTTAAGTCAGTAAACAAAGCCGAaggccttccttctccagggctgtaGGTGACACTCTGGGCCGTACCCCGCGCGCTGCCTCAGAGACTGAAAGCGTTCTGAAGcagccctgccccagggcctgccCTCCCGACCCGAGGTGCCCTCTCACCTGGAGCGGGGCTGCACTGCACAGCTGGGGGCGGCCTGGGGTCCCCCATCTCCAGCTGGAGCTCTTCCGGGTCCAGGTCATCTGAGGAGAGCGGACAGGGGCTCAGACCTGCTCTTGCTGTGGGTCAAGCCCGCCCTTTCCCGAGACGCCCACCCCGGAGACGTCCGCTGGGCACCGAGCACCCCAGCGGCCCCGGGGAAACGCTCGGTCAGCTCCCTGCTACCCGCCCGTGGCTCCTCCGCCTGCGGTCCTCCACGCCCAAGGCCTGCTCCTCCTCCGACTCAGGGAGCGTCCGCATCCGGGCAGCCGGGCAGTCTGAGCAGGCTGCCCTAACTCTGCGGGCTCTGCACCCTAGCCAGGACTCCACGTCCAGCTGGAGGCACCGCACGCGGAGCAGGACGGGCAGAGAGCCGGATGTGCCGCAGGAGATGGACCGGGGCGGGGCGAGGGGAGGAGCACTCGGGAAGGGCGGGGCAAGGGGAGGAACACCAGCTTCAACACGTGCAGCCGGCAGGCACCATGCACCAGCACCGATGGACGGATCACAGGAGAACCACGGTCCCGAAGGACAAGCCCCCGGGTCAGAGTCACGAGCCCGGGGCTGGGCACACTCCGGGAAGCGGGTGGACAGGACGGCCCTGCTCTTGGGGGTCGTGGCTCTGTGCCCGGGACCAGCTCTCGTCCTCCAGGCCCGCGCACGCTGAGGCCTCGTGCTTGTAGCCGTGGGGGCCAGGCACCCTCCGGCGCTGCTGCACAGATGAAGTTAGGACGCTGCCCTGGGTCTCAAGGCCAGGGCGCGACAGGGCCAAATTCAAAGCCAGCCTCACTGGGCCCCAGAGCCCAGACGCTGGACTTCCCCGCCTGGGGCTGGTTTGGAGGGACGGTCGGGGTGCTTTATAGgtgcaggaggtggggggagcaggACTGGGGAGACTGGAGCAGAAAGCCGTGTGTGAGAAGGGGTGCGTCCCTATGGAGCGAGCAGACGGACTAGATAATCCTCGTGGCCCCTCAATTCTCAGTCTAGGCCCTGCGATTCTGCTAGTCTGAGAAAATAGGGTCAGAAAGGCAAATCCCTTGTTAAAGAGACTACGAAATACGTTGGATTATTTCCACTGTTCACTCTTGCACTGTGTCTTAAACCAGGCCTGCAGTCTCCTAGGGGCGGGCATCTTAGGGCCACAGACTctttaagaatactgaagtgataaATAAATGATGTAAGCCATTCTATAGTTTATAAAGGCGAAATCCTTTTTTGAAGTGATAATTCATCACTAGaagaggggtttttttgtttgtttttcctagccgaatggcttgtgggatcttagtttcctggccagtgattgaacccaggtccctgggAGGGAGACCTCAGAGTCCTCATCACCGGACCTCGAGGGAACTCCTGAAAGACTTTGTCTTAAGAACAAGAGCCTGGTTTCTGCAGTCGGGCTGGGCAAGGTGAGGGAGCCGGGTGGCCACCCCCTCGGGTCCGGGCCAGGCCAGGCCGGTGGCCGGGTCACACCGGCCCCCGCCTCTGGCTCAGGGCTGGCACCCTGCGTGGAGCCTTGCTTCCACTTCAGGTGGGAGTCGCCCTGGGAGGCCGGGGGCCGGGCCGTGCCCACAGCCTGGCAGTCCACCCCTCGCCACCCTTCCCACTCTGCAGAGGAGCTGACCGATGCCTGAAGGAAGCGCAGGGGAAGCTGGAGGGCTCCGGCCAAAGTTGGAGGTCACAGTAAAGTGCTAGTAAAGCTCCTGTGGCCGTGGCCCGGGTCCTGGCCCCTCCTCGGCTCCGTAGACCCTTGGGAAGGGGACCCTGCCCAGCTCCCGCTACCATCCTGATGCCTGTGGTTTTCCAAGACCTCAACCTGGTTCCACCTCAAGGAAGGAAGGGCCCCCGTGGGCGGACGGCAGACGCTGCGCCGCCCTGGGGACGCATCTGCTGGGCCAGCGCCAGCCGTATACCTGCCCGCGAGGCTCTGCGCCCCCACCACCCACGCTGGCCTCCGGGGCTCCCAGCTACACGCCTGTGTGTTCCCCTTCACTGAGCAGGACGCTGGGCGCATCTGCAGTCTCCCCAGTCTGTGGGGTGGGAACACTGCTCCCGCTTTATGGATGAGAAACAGAGGCTCTGTCTGCCGTGACCAGCCTGTGAGCCATCTGATCCAGTTAGAGCCTGGCTCTGTCTACACTGTCCTGAACGTTCTTCtcccgtggtggtggtggtttagttgctcagtcgtgtctgactctgtgaccccaggaactgtggccctccaggctcctctgtccatgggattctccaggcaagaataccagagtgggtcgtcatttccttctccaggggatcttcccaacccaggggtcgaacccacgtctcctgcattacaggcaagtggtaaccactgagcccccaaggaagccTCGCCCACGGTTAGACCTGATTCTTCTGTTTTACTTCTGCACTGACGTATGAGAGGAGGGAGCCGGGACCTTTCCACTCCGGATTCCCCTTGTGCTCCGCAGCAGGCTGCTAGCCAGGGAGGCCCTTCTCCCTGCCTGTCATCCCAGAGCCCAGCCCACAGGCGGTCCTCTCAGGGTGAGGGGCCACTCCTGCGAAGCCAGAGCACCGGGGAGACTTGCCGGGGGCGGTGCTGACCCCCGGGTGCTCCGTTCGGCTCTGGGAACAGCATGAGGGGACTTTCTCTGGAAGCAGGCTTAACTGAATTGATTTAACGGAAGTGCGCTTGGCTGCAGCCGATGGAAAAGGGCTGCGTGCTCTAAGAACGCTCTGCGAGGTGGGAGCGGGGCTCCGTGCGGGTGCTGTGGCCCCAGTGGGTGTGGACAGGCAGGGCTGCGACGGGCCGCGGGGCTGCAGACGGCTCACAGACACCTCCCCAGGCCTTGGAGACGGGCCCAGACAGAGGTGGTCCCCTGGGCCTGCAGCCCTGCTGCTCCCCGTGGCCCACCCGCCCCTCCCAGGCCTCGTCCCCCGCCACCCGCATCCCCGGGCGCGTCACTCACAGCGGTCAGCTAGTGTCCGCCTGGGAGGGTCCCGGGCGTCAGGGGGAGACTGCTGGGGCCCCCACGGCCCCGAGGCTGGGAAGAAGCCGGGGCAGCCGCTGTAGGCGCAGCACTGGTAGGCGTAGGGCACCTCCAGGGTCCTAGGGGGGCGGGCGGGGAGACAGCTGCCTGAGCCAGATCAggactcccagctccctcccggggcccagctgcccctcctgcctccttccccctcATCTCCAGGCCTGGGGGGGCTCGGGGCGGAGCAGTTCCCCAGGCCCTGGAGCCCGAGGAGCTCTGCTCCCCAGTGTCCCCCGCCCTCCAGGAGGCCGACCCCACCTGGGCAGTCAGGGCCGGGCCGGCGCCCCGAGGGAGAGGCCAGACTCCCGTGGCTCTGCAGCAGGCGGAGCAAGGGCCGCCTGGGCTGTGGGAGGCCCGGGGCAGCAGCAGAGGAAGGACGCAGTGCAGTTTTCTACTCAGCAGCGCCCTGGGCTCAGCCCTGACTCCGGGCCCGGACGCGGCCCAGCCAGGCCTGGCACCTTTCCCTCGTCTTACGTCTGTCCTCGCCAGCATCCCCcagggctggggttggggtggggatgcTACCCAGGGGCTCGGTCTGGGCCAGACGTGGGGCCTGCAGGCTGCTCCTGGAGCGAGGCCCGGGGTGCCCCTGCCCCCGAGCTCTGTAGGTGGGGCCGGGCAGCCTCACCTCAGTCTGGGGAAGCTGTCCTTGGGGAAGGCCTGCGACAGGGCGCGGTTCCCCCTGAGCTTCAGGTGCACCAGGCCCCCCAACCCGGCCAGGGGCAGCGCGCTCAGCTGGTTGTCCGTCAGGTCCCTGGACAGCAGACGTGACCAGTTACCGGTCAGCGGGGAGGCTGGGGCGGGCTGTGCTGTGGACACAGCCAGGTGCCCAGGCGGAGGGAACACGGATGCCGGGCAGAGGCGGCGGGGCGGCAAGGGCACTCACCTGGGGCCGCCCACCTGTGGGGCTGCTGGAGGGGTGAGGGGCGCCCCGCCATCCCCCGCCCCGGGCAGCACAGCTGCGGGGCCCACCCGCGTCCCATCGGAGCCCCGACCCCTCCCCGAGGGTGTCCCCCTGCTGTGctggcccctgccccctgccccctgcaccctgAGGCCCCAGGGGCCAGAGCCGGGAACGGGACAGAGTGACTGGCCACACAGGCGTTCAGCCACCGGCTCTGTTCCACGGTCAGCTTGGGAGCCAGAGGCGAGGATGCCCACGGCTCCCCCGGAAAAACGTTAAAGGAAGCCAGACGTCCACACCAGACCGTGCGGCCACAGGCCGCGCAGCATGGAGACAGGCCTGGGCTGGACAGCAGGAGACCCGGCCCGTGGagcagggggaggtggggggcgcaATCTGCCTGAGCCCCAGCAGTCTCGTCTTTCAGATAAAGATACCGCCCCCCACTGACCAAGGGGACAAAGATACCGGCCCCCCACTGACTAGGCGGGTGCAGATACCACCCCCCCCCAGTGACCAGGGGGCTGCTGAGCAGACGGGGCGGGAAGGGGGTGGGAGTGTGGCCTGGGGCCCAGAGCCCAAGGCCGTGAGCGCTGGGGACCCTGAATCCCGGCCCCGTGAGTGAGGACCCCCACCTGGGCGCACCTGTGCAGTgaggggcagggctgcagggTCTCTGGCGGACGTGCCCGAGGACGCAGTGGAGAACCTGCACCGCTGTGCGTGGCAGCCCCCAGGACCCCCCCGCACTGACGCACATCCCGGTGCTTTGGGGGACCCCACTCTGCAGcccccacctcaccctctgtgCCCCACAGCCTGGGGCCCGAGGCAGCGTGCGGCCTGCAGGCCTCGCAGAGCGGTGCACATCCCGGTGCTTTGGGGGACCCCACTCTGCAGcccccacctcaccctctgtgCCCCACAGCCTGGGGCCCGAGGCAGCGTGCAGCCTGCAGGCCTCGCAGAGCGGTGCTGCTCAGGCCAGAGCCGGGTCCTCCGGTGTGTGTCCCACACCACAGGCGGCCCCCGGGCTGGGCCCCCCCCCACCGCGGGCGGCACCCAGGAGGAGAGCCGCACTCACAGCTTGACCAGCGAGCGCAGGGTCGCGAAGGCCGCAGGGTGGACGGATCGGATGGCGTTCCAGCTCAGGTCCCTGGGGGAGAGAGAGCGTGACAGGAGGCGGCCGGCACATGGAGGACCCATCGTTCTTGCCCTGGGGTGCGGGGTGCCCATGGGGTGCGGGGACGCAGGGAGCGCCCTACTCAGAGCGATTGCAGGGAGGCGGGTCCCTACTCACAGGGGTCGCGGGGAGGCGGGCCCCCTACTTACAGGGGTCACGGGGAGGTGAGCCCCCTACTCACAGGAGTCACAGGGAGACGGGTCCCTACTCACAGGGGTCGCGGGGAGGCGGgccccctactcacaggggtTGCGGGGAGGTGACccccctactcacaggggtcACGGGGAGGCGGGCCCCCTACTCAGAGTGATTGCAGGGAGGCGGGTCCCTACTCACAGGGGTCATGGGGAGGTGACccccctactcacaggggtcgCAGGGAGGCGGGTCCCTACTCACAGGGGTCACGGGGAGGTGACccccctactcacaggggtcgCAGGGAGGCGGGTCCCTACTCACAGGGGTCACGGGGAGGTGACccccctactcacaggggtcACGGGGAGGCGGGTCCCTACTCACAGGGGTCACGGGGAGGTGACccccctactcacaggggtcgCAGGGAGGCGGGTCCCTACTCACAGGGGTCACGGGGAGGTGACccccctactcacaggggtcACGGGGAGGCGGGCCCCCTACTCAGAGCGATTGCAGGGAGGCGGGTCCCTACTCACAGGGGTAGCAGGGAGGCGGgccccctactcacaggggtcACGGGGAGGCAGGCCCCCTACTCGCAGGGGTCACGGGGAGGCGGGCCCCCTACTCAGAGCGATCGCAGGGAGGTGGGTCCC
The genomic region above belongs to Cervus elaphus chromosome 14, mCerEla1.1, whole genome shotgun sequence and contains:
- the LGR6 gene encoding leucine-rich repeat-containing G-protein coupled receptor 6 isoform X4, with the protein product MPRALRLLPLWLCAAALCAPPDAPSPAAPGHPPPGPRPACPSPCRCREAGILLWADCSERGLSTVPAGLDPLTAYLDLSMNNLTELWPGIFRHLRFLEELRLSGNRLSHIPGQAFSGLSSLKILMLQNNRLGGIPAEALWELPGLQSLRLDANLISLVPDRSFEGLTSLRHLWLDDNALTEIPVSALGHLHALQAVTLALNRIGRVPDYAFRNLSSLVVLHLHNNRIQRLGAHSFEGLQNLETLGFHNNNIKAIPEKAFLGNPLLQTIHFYDNPIQFVGRSAFRHLPRLHTLSLNGATDIQEFPDLRGTTSLEILTLTGAGLQRLPPGMCQQLPRLRVLELSHNRIEGLPSLHGCQKLEEMDLSWNAIRSVHPAAFATLRSLVKLDLTDNQLSALPLAGLGGLVHLKLRGNRALSQAFPKDSFPRLRTLEVPYAYQCCAYSGCPGFFPASGPWGPQQSPPDARDPPRRTLADRYDLDPEELQLEMGDPRPPPAVQCSPAPGPFQPCENLFESWGVRLAVWAIVLLALLCNGLVLLGLSAAGPGPLPPAKFVVGALAGANALTGLSCGLLASVDALTFGRFSEYGAHWEAGLGCQAAGFLAVLGSEASVLLLSLGAAHCSVAAACVRARGKALAAGSVRAGALGRLALAGLLAALPLASVGEYGASPLCLPYAPPAGRPAALGFAVALVLLHAACLLAAVLACIALSCGLPAAGLEAAWDCAAVRHVAWLTFADGLLYCPVAFLSLASVLGLLPVTPEAVKAILLLVLPLPACLNPLLYLLFSPHSREDLRRLRLCPRGTSAWEPSSCDSTQALVAFPDMELTAGASETHGLPSGALVPCQQPGALQLEGSHVAEPEGTQFGKQPSSRDGGPLQGTLEALPAGRGWAGGGGFQSSSLASSV
- the LGR6 gene encoding leucine-rich repeat-containing G-protein coupled receptor 6 isoform X3, producing MPRALRLLPLWLCAAALCAPPDAPSPAAPGHPPPGPRPACPSPCRCREAGILLWADCSERGLSTVPAGLDPLTAYLDLSMNNLTELWPGIFRHLRFLEELRLSGNRLSHIPGQAFSGLSSLKILMLQNNRLGGIPAEALWELPGLQSLRLDANLISLVPDRSFEGLTSLRHLWLDDNALTEIPVSALGHLHALQAVTLALNRIGRVPDYAFRNLSSLVVLHLHNNRIQRLGAHSFEGLQNLETLGFHNNNIKAIPEKAFLGNPLLQTIHFYDNPIQFVGRSAFRHLPRLHTLSLNGATDIQEFPDLRGTTSLEILTLTGAGLQRLPPGMCQQLPRLRVLELSHNRIEGLPSLHGCQKLEEIGLQHNHIWEVRADTFRQLTSLRSLDLSWNAIRSVHPAAFATLRSLVKLDLTDNQLSALPLAGLGGLVHLKLRGNRALSQAFPKDSFPRLRTLEVPYAYQCCAYSGCPGFFPASGPWGPQQSPPDARDPPRRTLADRYDLDPEELQLEMGDPRPPPAVQCSPAPGPFQPCENLFESWGVRLAVWAIVLLALLCNGLVLLGLSAAGPGPLPPAKFVVGALAGANALTGLSCGLLASVDALTFGRFSEYGAHWEAGLGCQAAGFLAVLGSEASVLLLSLGAAHCSVAAACVRARGKALAAGSVRAGALGRLALAGLLAALPLASVGEYGASPLCLPYAPPAGRPAALGFAVALVLLHAACLLAAVLACIALSCGLPAAGLEAAWDCAAVRHVAWLTFADGLLYCPVAFLSLASVLGLLPVTPEAVKAILLLVLPLPACLNPLLYLLFSPHSREDLRRLRLCPRGTSAWEPSSCDSTQALVAFPDMELTAGASETHGLPSGALVPCQQPGALQLEGSHVAEPEGTQFGKQPSSRDGGPLQGTLEALPAGRGWAGGGGFQSSSLASSV
- the LGR6 gene encoding leucine-rich repeat-containing G-protein coupled receptor 6 isoform X7 gives rise to the protein MPHWPPGTRPALPGALRFLSICWGLHGSQFLGGSRDRRLDANLISLVPDRSFEGLTSLRHLWLDDNALTEIPVSALGHLHALQAVTLALNRIGRVPDYAFRNLSSLVVLHLHNNRIQRLGAHSFEGLQNLETLGFHNNNIKAIPEKAFLGNPLLQTIHFYDNPIQFVGRSAFRHLPRLHTLSLNGATDIQEFPDLRGTTSLEILTLTGAGLQRLPPGMCQQLPRLRVLELSHNRIEGLPSLHGCQKLEEMPPEPLLLNSGDFCQRGPSGLPVPAVGAGSPRPRAQQASCCPSGLQHNHIWEVRADTFRQLTSLRSLDLSWNAIRSVHPAAFATLRSLVKLDLTDNQLSALPLAGLGGLVHLKLRGNRALSQAFPKDSFPRLRTLEVPYAYQCCAYSGCPGFFPASGPWGPQQSPPDARDPPRRTLADRYDLDPEELQLEMGDPRPPPAVQCSPAPGPFQPCENLFESWGVRLAVWAIVLLALLCNGLVLLGLSAAGPGPLPPAKFVVGALAGANALTGLSCGLLASVDALTFGRFSEYGAHWEAGLGCQAAGFLAVLGSEASVLLLSLGAAHCSVAAACVRARGKALAAGSVRAGALGRLALAGLLAALPLASVGEYGASPLCLPYAPPAGRPAALGFAVALVLLHAACLLAAVLACIALSCGLPAAGLEAAWDCAAVRHVAWLTFADGLLYCPVAFLSLASVLGLLPVTPEAVKAILLLVLPLPACLNPLLYLLFSPHSREDLRRLRLCPRGTSAWEPSSCDSTQALVAFPDMELTAGASETHGLPSGALVPCQQPGALQLEGSHVAEPEGTQFGKQPSSRDGGPLQGTLEALPAGRGWAGGGGFQSSSLASSV
- the LGR6 gene encoding leucine-rich repeat-containing G-protein coupled receptor 6 isoform X6, coding for MPRALRLLPLWLCAAALCAPPDAPSPAAPGHPPPGPRPACPSPCRCREAGILLWADCSERGLSTVPAGLDPLTAYLDLSMNNLTELWPGIFRHLRFLEELRLSGNRLSHIPGQAFSGLSSLKILMLQNNRLGGIPAEALWELPGLQSLRLDANLISLVPDRSFEGLTSLRHLWLDDNALTEIPVSALGHLHALQAVTLALNRIGRVPDYAFRNLSSLVVLHLHNNRIQRLGAHSFEGLQNLETLGFHNNNIKAIPEKAFLGNPLLQTIHFYDNPIQFVGRSAFRHLPRLHTLSLNGATDIQEFPDLRGTTSLEILTLTGAGLQRLPPGMCQQLPRLRVLDLSWNAIRSVHPAAFATLRSLVKLDLTDNQLSALPLAGLGGLVHLKLRGNRALSQAFPKDSFPRLRTLEVPYAYQCCAYSGCPGFFPASGPWGPQQSPPDARDPPRRTLADRYDLDPEELQLEMGDPRPPPAVQCSPAPGPFQPCENLFESWGVRLAVWAIVLLALLCNGLVLLGLSAAGPGPLPPAKFVVGALAGANALTGLSCGLLASVDALTFGRFSEYGAHWEAGLGCQAAGFLAVLGSEASVLLLSLGAAHCSVAAACVRARGKALAAGSVRAGALGRLALAGLLAALPLASVGEYGASPLCLPYAPPAGRPAALGFAVALVLLHAACLLAAVLACIALSCGLPAAGLEAAWDCAAVRHVAWLTFADGLLYCPVAFLSLASVLGLLPVTPEAVKAILLLVLPLPACLNPLLYLLFSPHSREDLRRLRLCPRGTSAWEPSSCDSTQALVAFPDMELTAGASETHGLPSGALVPCQQPGALQLEGSHVAEPEGTQFGKQPSSRDGGPLQGTLEALPAGRGWAGGGGFQSSSLASSV